The sequence below is a genomic window from Aureispira sp. CCB-E.
TGGGAACAATGGCTTTTAAGACACGTCCAAATAATTGTTCGTCCTTCAAGAAGAAAAAGGCAATGAATGTGACAGAGGTCATCAATACCATAAAATTGCCAAAGAAAGAGAACATGTATAGCAAGGTTCTAGTAATAATTTGAGAGGGGCTAACATACTCAAACATTTTTTTTCTTAACTGTTCAGAAGGGGTGTCAGAAGGTGTAATAACCACTGTTGTGTCTACAGGAACCATTGGCTCAACATTTAGAGCTATCTTTAAGTGAACGTGTGTTTGGGGGATTGTATCACCATTGGCTAGAATTAGAGAGTCAATGTGTACGTTGGTATAAGTTTTTATATTGGAAGGGGAGGCAGGCGCTGTTGTGGTTGGAACAGAGTCCACGGGGACTTCTATTAAGTTGGTAGAATCGGCATAAGTCGATAATTCCCCTCCAGAGAGACCTTTGACAATCAACCAATCATTGAAATGAGCAATAGGTTCTTCTAAACTTGTGACGATGGCTGTGTAATCTACTTCTGCTAAGTTTTGTCCTTGTTTGACGATTACAGGAACAAAGATATAGAAGAGCAGTCCAAAAATGCCATAAAAAAGGAATAGGACAACTAAGGCACGAATACTATTCGGGATTTCCCATCCCCTGTACCGAATACGCCCCATTAACTTCATCAAGGGAGAGCCTAGTAAGGAGATAACCCAGGCCAATACTACCCAAGTAAAAATATCACTAAAGTAATAAATGATTAAGCAAGCAATCGTTATAGAAAGCAATGCGCCAATATAGCGGGAATATTTTCGAATGATTGGTTGCATATGGTATTAACGATACAAGATGATGAATAATGAAATGAGTTTGCAGATCAAGTAGAATGCTTAATTCTCTTCTTAAAAGTAATACTTTGTTTGATGAATCACAACTATGTTGTCGTTAAGTAACATGCTGAACTAAAGAATTCTACAAATGCTTTTGGGAGCGGTTACTTTAGGTCTGTATTAATTGATTTAAAAAATGACTTTCAGCCTGTTTTAAGTCCAAAGAAGGCACTTTTGTTTTAATTTTTTGAATATTTTTTAATTGTTGCTGCACAAATTTTTGATGACTACTAGAGCTTGGATTAAAAGATTTGTGTTGTATGGCTTTGTGCAACTTATAAATATTTTTCCTTAAAGACGCTTCTTCTGGTGCTAAATAACTTTGAGCAAATGCTTCCCAAATGTACTCAATGGCCAAAGAACTAGGATGGATTAAGTCATCAGTATAATAACGATAATCTCGCAAGTCATCCATCATAATTTCATAGGCAGGAAAATAATGTATAAAACGTGCTTTCTGTACCATTTCTTGTACAGCCAATAACAACGTTGATTTGCTTATTTGGTTTTCGGTAAAACCATCTTTTAAATGTCGGATAGGACTGACAGTAAGAATGATATTAAGGTCTGGTGTGTTTTCTTTTAGATATTCTAACAAAGGACCTAAGCTGCTTACAATTTCGTCAACAGTTAAGCGTCTTCTTTTGAATCTATTGGCAGGAAACTTATGGCAATTGCTCACCACTTTTTGAGTTTTTCTAAGCTCGTAAACCCAAGCTGTACCCAAAGTTATAAGTAAGGTGTTGCTTCTTTTTAAGCGAGTTCTTGCTTTTATTAATTCGATGTTAATCCGTTCAAGTGTTTCCTCAATTGTGGTTGATGAAAATGAGCTGTGATGTTGAAAACTATTCCAAAGACCATTGTGAAAGAACAAATCCTCTTCTTGAAACTCATACTTGTTTAGAAGTAAGCCCAAACTATTGCGAATAGAAATGGGGTTGTATAGAGTGCCAAAAGGATTAATGGAAACATTATAGAAAATATTCTGCAACTTTTGAGCTATATTTTGAGCAAAACAAGAGCCAATGGATAACAAGTAATCTTGATACTGTATCTTAAAAGCAGCAGGTTCTAATTCAATTGTTGTTTTATGTTTTATCATTTTGTATAAAAACTAGCCATGCCCGAAACACATCGAATACCAAACAGTAATACGATCAATAATCCACAAAGTATTAGGCGAATAAAATGTTGTTAAAAAAATCGATTGAACTAGCCCAACCAATTTAAAATTGTTTCTGTTTTATAGAGTTATAAGCGAGTAGCTAGATAAGCAAAAAATGGCAGAACTATTAAATTATAAAAGCCTTTTGTTATCTTTGTGCGCATTTATTAAGTGTTTTGTTAGATGCTTTTAACATTTTAGAATATTTACAAGATAAGAATTCACACCATAATTTTGGAAAGGGACAAAGATAATCCCTATTTATACACATAGAAAAATGAACATGAATTTTATTAAGACAATACAGGTGAGTGTATTGGTAATCTGCTTTTTGGCAGGTTATACAACACAAGCACAAGACTTATTTAAACCCAAATTTGGTTTGAGGGCAGGAGCAAGTTTTGCAACAATGTTTGGTCCCAAAGAGAATGGAGTAGACGAAACCAATAAATTAACTGTTCGAGTTTCGGCAGGAGGGACGGTTAAGTTGCCCTTGCATGAGCGTTTTGGATTGGCTGCCGAAGTAGTTTTTGTGCAGAAGGGAACCTACTATAGTGCATCCGCCGAAAATTCTTTCTTGAAACTACCTGCTTACGGAACAGAGCAAGCCTTGATTTATGGTTACAATAAAATAGGGAGTAGCTATGAAAAAAGAACGGATAAAAACTATAAGCGTCGTGTCGGTATGAATATTATCAATGCGTATATAGAAGTTCCTGTCATGTTTTACTTCGAGGCATTAGACGATCGATTGCAATTTGACGTAGGGGCTGGAATAGGTTTCTTAATTGATTCAAAAGCATTGGGAACAATCAAGTTTGGTGATGCTGATATTTTAAATGCAGATAATCCAGACATTTCTCAATTTATAGAAATGGACTTGGATTATAAAATGATCAAGGACGAAATTGGTGCTGTGTATGACAATACAGCAAAGTCTGCCAAAATTGATGGTACAACACGTTATTATCCTAGAGGACCAAGTGCCTATTACTTTACAGATGTAGAAGACAAAGCTAACGAACATATATTTAAGACAGTTGACTTAACTCTTCAAGCTGGTGTTTCTTATTACTTCACGCCAGGTCTTCGATTAGGACTAAGATTTAGTTATAGTTTATTAGATATTACGACCAACAAATACGACTACTCTCTAAAAGATTTGAATAGTGATGGTTCGTATATTCAGAGAAATGATATTGATGGAAATCTAGGGTTTCAACTATTTGTCGGGTTACAATTTTAAATTGTATTTCTATTCCCACTTTTGCAAAGCCAATGAGAAACGCTCTCATTGGCTTTGTTGTTTGGTGATGTTCTTAGAGATAGGTGTGTTCAATTGATTATTAGATGTTGTTGGTGGATTTCTAGTGTTAGTTGGTTGGTATATAGTTGGTTATGAGGTTATTGGAAACTGTAGGTAAAAAGGTACAGAAATAACCCAAACTTAAAAAATGTAAAAATAAGGAGAAATTATATATTTAAAGGCTAATAAACCAAGGAGAAAAATGAATTTTGCCATCTTTTTTTGAACAAAAAACTCAAAACTTTGTTTATGTTAATGTACTTTTGCGAGACCAAAAT
It includes:
- a CDS encoding AI-2E family transporter, translating into MQPIIRKYSRYIGALLSITIACLIIYYFSDIFTWVVLAWVISLLGSPLMKLMGRIRYRGWEIPNSIRALVVLFLFYGIFGLLFYIFVPVIVKQGQNLAEVDYTAIVTSLEEPIAHFNDWLIVKGLSGGELSTYADSTNLIEVPVDSVPTTTAPASPSNIKTYTNVHIDSLILANGDTIPQTHVHLKIALNVEPMVPVDTTVVITPSDTPSEQLRKKMFEYVSPSQIITRTLLYMFSFFGNFMVLMTSVTFIAFFFLKDEQLFGRVLKAIVPNQQKDEADTALSQIKRLLTRYFSGILLQITLITLYVTVLLSFFNIPNAFLIAFFAAIVNVIPYLGPIIGTLFGMLVIISSNLDMSFYMVTLPMILKVMGVFASMQILDGFVLQPYIFSNSVSAHPLEIFIVVVVGAKLGGITGMVVAIPAYTIIRVIASVFLKEFQLVQKLTQSLSASKENIDVGENVDIEVED
- a CDS encoding GSCFA domain-containing protein → MIKHKTTIELEPAAFKIQYQDYLLSIGSCFAQNIAQKLQNIFYNVSINPFGTLYNPISIRNSLGLLLNKYEFQEEDLFFHNGLWNSFQHHSSFSSTTIEETLERINIELIKARTRLKRSNTLLITLGTAWVYELRKTQKVVSNCHKFPANRFKRRRLTVDEIVSSLGPLLEYLKENTPDLNIILTVSPIRHLKDGFTENQISKSTLLLAVQEMVQKARFIHYFPAYEIMMDDLRDYRYYTDDLIHPSSLAIEYIWEAFAQSYLAPEEASLRKNIYKLHKAIQHKSFNPSSSSHQKFVQQQLKNIQKIKTKVPSLDLKQAESHFLNQLIQT
- a CDS encoding outer membrane beta-barrel protein, with the protein product MNFIKTIQVSVLVICFLAGYTTQAQDLFKPKFGLRAGASFATMFGPKENGVDETNKLTVRVSAGGTVKLPLHERFGLAAEVVFVQKGTYYSASAENSFLKLPAYGTEQALIYGYNKIGSSYEKRTDKNYKRRVGMNIINAYIEVPVMFYFEALDDRLQFDVGAGIGFLIDSKALGTIKFGDADILNADNPDISQFIEMDLDYKMIKDEIGAVYDNTAKSAKIDGTTRYYPRGPSAYYFTDVEDKANEHIFKTVDLTLQAGVSYYFTPGLRLGLRFSYSLLDITTNKYDYSLKDLNSDGSYIQRNDIDGNLGFQLFVGLQF